One region of Betaproteobacteria bacterium genomic DNA includes:
- a CDS encoding caspase family protein, with protein MAKKALCIGINNYPGTHMDLQGCVNDAQDWAAVLAERGYKTTLLLDDQATKAAMVDAMSKLIASGAKGDSLIITYSGHGTYQPDTDGDEVDGLDEALCPYDLQTNGSALIDDEIKTLFAARKGGVRLLLIADSCHSGTVTRAAKAEPDADTRPRFMPMGNWLPASKLPKNFAGKTVQTIVAPSGSSPLNAALDKQVGDLLLAGCKEGPNNYSYDAKIKGRYNGAFTYYALKALKAQKPEATYNDWYKAILKSLPSASYPQTPQLFGTGAAKTRKALT; from the coding sequence ATGGCCAAGAAAGCACTCTGCATCGGCATCAACAACTATCCCGGCACCCACATGGACCTTCAAGGCTGCGTCAATGATGCGCAGGACTGGGCTGCGGTACTGGCCGAACGCGGTTACAAGACCACGCTGCTGCTCGACGACCAAGCCACCAAGGCGGCCATGGTGGACGCCATGTCAAAGCTGATTGCCAGCGGCGCCAAGGGCGACAGCCTGATCATCACCTATTCCGGCCACGGCACTTACCAGCCGGACACCGATGGCGACGAAGTGGATGGCCTCGACGAAGCGCTCTGTCCCTACGACCTGCAAACCAACGGCAGCGCACTGATTGATGATGAAATCAAAACCTTGTTCGCCGCCCGCAAAGGCGGCGTACGTCTGCTGCTGATTGCCGATAGCTGCCACTCCGGCACTGTGACCCGCGCCGCAAAGGCAGAGCCGGATGCCGATACCCGGCCACGCTTCATGCCGATGGGCAACTGGCTGCCAGCCAGCAAGCTGCCGAAGAACTTTGCCGGCAAGACCGTGCAAACCATCGTCGCGCCTAGCGGCAGCTCGCCACTGAACGCCGCCCTCGACAAGCAGGTCGGCGACCTGTTGCTGGCCGGCTGCAAGGAAGGCCCGAACAACTACAGCTACGACGCCAAGATCAAAGGCCGCTACAACGGCGCCTTCACCTATTACGCCCTGAAAGCCTTGAAGGCGCAAAAGCCGGAAGCGACTTACAACGACTGGTATAAAGCCATTCTGAAAAGCCTGCCCTCGGCCAGTTATCCACAGACCCCGCAGCTGTTTGGCACGGGTGCCGCCAAGACGCGCAAGGCATTGACCTGA
- a CDS encoding DUF4071 domain-containing protein → MSLHVFVAMPFGVKPGDDGCLIDFDRVFAEFIRPALESAGLEVLRADEERSAGDIRADMFQELLMADLVVADLTLDNPNVWYELGVRHALRARGVILVQGPRAAQPFDIYTDRKLTYHLKDGALDPQMLATDIANLATMARNTLNAWRGRKTSPVYSLLPNLEEPDWCRLRVGNALAYWESYDEWATRIEVARNANHPEDILVLADEAPATPLRVEAHMKAGEALRRMEHFNFALEQYDLALAFAPDNHEAASQRGVCLQHIGRTDEARATYKKLIDIDADDVDAWELLARLDKEEWVNAWRIPGHTPAQMRDDAAYEDALLRDTIHSYSTAFRRSPGHYLPGINAVMMMHVYRDLTGDTRYDNEAAIMAGGVAWAASSERNEANRFWALANLGALAILDKDPAAVGEAFREAIAHLDNDWLALDATCKQMGLLAELGFRPDNVNAALATLERAMQRLRPPACQRQPDKVFLFSGHMIDSPDRAEPRFPPDKEAIAAARIAETLDKLGAGPNDLAIAQCAAGGDILFAEACMARGVPFQMLLPLEEPDFIEASVLPSSNGESWRQRYLALRDKLTLPPRIMPDELGPLPRESDGREMNPFERCNLWLLYSALAQGLDRVRFICLWNGGGGDGPGGTAHMVREVKRRTGQVSWLDTRQLW, encoded by the coding sequence ATGAGTCTGCATGTCTTCGTCGCCATGCCTTTCGGTGTCAAACCCGGCGATGACGGTTGCCTGATCGACTTTGACCGTGTTTTCGCCGAGTTCATCCGGCCGGCGCTGGAAAGTGCCGGGCTGGAAGTCTTGCGGGCAGATGAAGAACGGAGCGCCGGCGATATTCGCGCCGACATGTTCCAGGAACTCCTGATGGCCGACCTTGTGGTCGCCGACCTGACGCTGGATAACCCGAATGTCTGGTACGAACTGGGCGTGCGCCATGCCTTGCGCGCCCGTGGCGTGATCCTCGTTCAAGGCCCACGCGCCGCTCAGCCTTTCGATATCTACACCGATCGCAAGCTGACCTACCATTTGAAGGACGGCGCCCTCGACCCGCAGATGCTGGCCACCGACATCGCCAATCTGGCGACCATGGCCAGAAACACGCTGAACGCCTGGCGCGGCCGCAAGACCAGCCCGGTTTACAGCCTGTTGCCCAATCTTGAAGAACCCGATTGGTGTCGCCTGCGCGTCGGCAATGCGCTGGCGTACTGGGAAAGTTACGACGAATGGGCCACCCGCATTGAAGTGGCGCGCAACGCCAATCACCCGGAAGACATCCTGGTACTGGCTGACGAAGCCCCAGCCACACCGCTGCGGGTTGAAGCTCACATGAAAGCAGGCGAAGCGCTGCGCCGGATGGAACATTTCAATTTCGCGCTGGAACAATACGACCTGGCCCTTGCCTTCGCCCCGGATAATCACGAAGCCGCCAGTCAGCGCGGCGTCTGCCTGCAGCACATCGGGCGCACCGACGAGGCCCGCGCCACCTACAAGAAGCTGATCGACATCGATGCCGATGATGTCGATGCCTGGGAACTCCTGGCTCGGCTGGACAAGGAGGAATGGGTCAATGCCTGGCGCATTCCCGGCCACACGCCGGCCCAGATGCGCGATGACGCAGCCTACGAGGATGCCTTGCTGCGCGACACCATCCACAGTTACAGCACGGCCTTTCGCCGCAGCCCCGGCCATTACCTGCCGGGCATCAACGCGGTGATGATGATGCACGTTTATCGCGACCTGACCGGTGACACGCGCTATGACAACGAGGCGGCAATCATGGCCGGCGGCGTTGCCTGGGCGGCCTCAAGTGAACGCAACGAAGCCAATCGTTTCTGGGCGCTGGCCAATCTGGGGGCGTTGGCCATACTCGATAAAGACCCGGCTGCGGTCGGCGAGGCTTTTCGCGAGGCCATCGCTCACCTCGACAATGACTGGCTGGCGCTGGATGCGACCTGCAAGCAGATGGGCCTGCTGGCGGAGCTGGGCTTTCGCCCCGATAACGTCAATGCGGCGCTCGCCACGCTTGAACGCGCCATGCAACGATTGAGGCCACCGGCCTGCCAGCGCCAGCCCGACAAGGTCTTTCTGTTTTCCGGCCACATGATCGACAGCCCCGACCGGGCCGAACCACGCTTTCCACCCGACAAGGAAGCCATCGCCGCCGCCCGCATTGCGGAAACTCTCGACAAGCTCGGCGCCGGGCCGAACGACCTGGCCATCGCTCAGTGCGCGGCCGGCGGCGACATTCTCTTTGCCGAAGCCTGCATGGCACGCGGCGTTCCCTTTCAGATGCTGCTGCCACTGGAAGAGCCTGATTTCATCGAGGCGTCGGTTCTGCCGTCGAGTAATGGCGAAAGTTGGCGCCAGCGCTATCTGGCCCTGCGTGACAAGCTCACCCTGCCGCCGCGCATCATGCCGGACGAACTCGGACCGCTGCCCCGCGAGAGCGATGGACGCGAGATGAACCCTTTCGAGCGCTGCAATCTGTGGCTGCTATACAGCGCGCTGGCCCAGGGCCTGGATCGCGTCCGTTTCATCTGCCTGTGGAATGGCGGTGGTGGCGACGGACCCGGCGGCACGGCGCACATGGTCCGCGAGGTCAAACGACGTACCGGCCAGGTCAGCTGGCTCGATACTCGTCAGCTTTGGTAA
- a CDS encoding sigma-54-dependent Fis family transcriptional regulator — translation MSPHSKLLIPRIGDESAVASSWESFLQDRPLPGGRVRNVVLDSWRRSRTEAVDPTIGSAPTADGDKIHQLRARSQDLYEAAKPVLETLREILRESGTLIMLSDPSGTILDLNGESRARDAGEQINLAPGGCWSEDLIGTNAIGTTIATHQPVQIYASEHYCIDVKHWTCAAAPILDPLGRNLLGVVDVSGVKETFHGHTLGLVISAAKQIEGVLARRDAELHGRLLEHAMDGFSRYGNDCVVLFDQRGRIVKTSGSMQQAREMYGVRLPFEVGSQLTVLDFAIHPDERLRQMPLWLRPEWLHPVRSRDGDLGTLLVIPIGTPARSAVSIPSPAAKATDEVFAEIIGTSQAISTAKARARRIAPLDLPVLLLGETGAGKEIFARSIHKASSKPEGPFIAVNCGALTRELLASELFGYSDGAFTGARRGGLPGKFEQADGGTLFLDEIGEMPLDMQPHLLRVLQDGVVVRLGDTRERKVSVRIVAATNRDLQADAIAGRFREDLFHRLCVVSLHLPPLRERPEDTEAIIGHLNQRLARKYGCPPKSLAPEVLHHLLRYRWPGNIRELQNVFEAMFALSDGNSIDSTLLPPHISADIVDSVLARGAATPTIAAGRLAEMERGAINSAIAGAQGNLSMAARTLGISRSTLYVKLAAMRNLPTGGSFSS, via the coding sequence GTGAGCCCGCATAGCAAACTTCTTATTCCACGTATCGGCGACGAATCGGCCGTAGCCAGTTCCTGGGAAAGCTTCCTTCAGGACAGGCCGCTGCCCGGTGGCCGCGTGCGCAATGTCGTGCTGGATTCGTGGCGGCGCAGTCGTACCGAAGCGGTCGATCCGACCATTGGCAGCGCGCCGACCGCCGACGGCGACAAGATTCATCAGTTGCGGGCCCGCTCGCAGGATTTGTATGAGGCGGCCAAGCCGGTGCTCGAAACTCTGCGCGAAATCCTGCGCGAGTCCGGTACGCTGATCATGCTGAGTGATCCGAGCGGGACGATTCTTGACCTCAATGGCGAATCACGGGCACGCGATGCCGGCGAGCAGATCAACCTGGCGCCTGGTGGCTGCTGGAGCGAGGATCTGATCGGCACCAATGCCATCGGTACAACCATTGCTACGCATCAACCAGTGCAAATCTACGCCAGCGAGCACTACTGCATCGACGTCAAGCACTGGACCTGCGCCGCTGCACCCATCCTTGATCCGCTGGGCAGAAATCTGCTTGGCGTCGTCGACGTCTCTGGCGTCAAGGAAACCTTCCATGGCCATACGCTGGGACTGGTTATTTCCGCCGCCAAGCAGATCGAAGGCGTCCTGGCGCGCCGCGATGCCGAATTGCATGGTCGCCTGCTCGAACATGCGATGGATGGCTTTAGCCGCTACGGCAACGATTGCGTCGTATTGTTCGACCAGCGCGGCCGTATCGTCAAAACCAGTGGCAGCATGCAACAAGCCCGCGAGATGTATGGCGTACGCCTGCCTTTCGAGGTGGGCAGTCAGCTAACCGTTCTCGATTTCGCCATCCATCCCGATGAACGTCTCCGCCAGATGCCGCTCTGGTTGCGTCCGGAATGGCTGCACCCGGTTCGTTCGCGCGATGGTGACCTTGGTACTCTGCTGGTTATTCCCATCGGTACACCGGCGCGATCAGCGGTCAGCATCCCCTCGCCAGCGGCCAAAGCAACAGACGAAGTCTTCGCCGAGATCATCGGCACCAGCCAGGCTATTTCAACGGCAAAAGCTCGGGCCAGGAGGATCGCGCCGCTCGATCTACCGGTCTTGCTGCTCGGGGAAACGGGGGCCGGCAAAGAAATTTTCGCCCGTTCGATTCACAAGGCGAGCAGCAAACCAGAAGGGCCTTTCATTGCTGTCAATTGCGGCGCACTGACCCGCGAATTGCTGGCCAGCGAACTGTTCGGCTATAGCGACGGGGCTTTTACCGGCGCCCGTCGGGGCGGACTGCCGGGCAAATTTGAGCAAGCCGATGGCGGCACGCTTTTTCTCGATGAAATCGGCGAAATGCCGCTCGACATGCAGCCGCATCTGCTGCGTGTTTTGCAGGATGGCGTGGTTGTGCGACTCGGTGATACGCGCGAGCGAAAAGTCTCGGTCCGCATCGTGGCCGCCACCAACCGTGATCTGCAGGCCGACGCCATTGCCGGCCGCTTCCGCGAAGACCTTTTTCACCGGCTGTGCGTCGTCAGCTTGCATCTGCCACCCTTGCGCGAGCGCCCGGAGGATACCGAAGCGATCATTGGTCATCTCAATCAGCGCCTGGCCCGGAAATACGGCTGCCCGCCAAAGAGCCTTGCTCCGGAAGTCCTGCACCACCTGCTACGCTATCGCTGGCCGGGAAATATCCGCGAATTGCAGAACGTCTTCGAAGCCATGTTTGCCCTCAGCGATGGAAATAGCATCGACAGCACGCTGCTACCGCCGCACATCAGTGCCGACATTGTCGATTCGGTTCTGGCCAGAGGCGCAGCAACTCCGACTATTGCGGCCGGGCGTCTTGCGGAGATGGAGCGGGGCGCGATCAATTCTGCAATTGCGGGTGCCCAGGGCAACCTGTCAATGGCAGCTCGAACGCTGGGAATTTCACGCAGCACTCTCTACGTCAAACTGGCGGCAATGCGTAATTTACCGACAGGCGGGTCGTTTTCCTCGTAG
- a CDS encoding hydantoinase/oxoprolinase family protein — MQTQQSNVQVMGIDAGGTMTDTFFVRADGRFVVGKAQSNPGDESLAIYNSSVDALEHWGRTVDDVYPELATCVYSGTAMLNRILMRKGLDVGLICNKGFEQIHSMGRALQSYLGYALEDRIHLNTHRYDEPLVPVSRTRGVTERTDVQGKVVIPLREEEVRQAVRELVEAGSQAIVICLLQSHKNEISEQRARDLANDELKKLKSDIPVFASVDYYPSRKESHRMNTTILEAYGAEPSRQTLKKVSDRFKKHGAKFDLRVMATHGGTISWKAKELARTIVSGPIGGVIGSKLLGEYLGDENIACSDIGGTSFDVALITKGNFAIKSDPDMARLVLSLPLVAMDSVGAGAGSFVRLDPYSKSIKLGPDSAGYRVGTCWPESGLDTVSVSDCHVVLGYLNPDNFLGGAIKLDVQRARDHIKAQIADPLGLSVEDAAAGVIELLDLTLSEYLRANISAKGYNPAEFTCFSYGGAGPVHTYGYTEGVGFKDVVVPAWAAGFSAFGCACADFEYRYDKSVDLGVAQFASDEQKAAACATLQEAWEELATKVIDEFVINGYKPEDVMLIPGYKMQYMGQLNDLEIVSPVTSAATAADWQQIIESFENTYGRVYANSARSPELGFSVTGAILRGMVVTQKPVLPEDADAGPTPPKEAYLGTRPFYRHKNWVEAALWKMESLKAGNHIVGPAIIESDATTFVVPDGFETTIDKHRLFHLKEVK; from the coding sequence ATGCAAACCCAGCAGTCAAACGTACAGGTGATGGGCATCGATGCCGGCGGCACGATGACCGATACCTTCTTTGTCCGGGCTGACGGCCGTTTCGTCGTCGGCAAGGCGCAAAGTAATCCCGGCGACGAATCGCTCGCCATCTACAACTCTTCGGTCGATGCCCTGGAGCACTGGGGCCGGACTGTCGATGACGTCTATCCCGAACTGGCGACCTGCGTCTATTCCGGCACCGCCATGCTCAACCGCATCCTGATGCGCAAGGGCCTCGACGTTGGCCTGATCTGCAACAAGGGTTTCGAGCAGATTCACTCGATGGGTCGCGCCCTGCAGAGCTATCTCGGCTACGCCCTGGAAGACCGCATCCACCTCAACACCCACCGTTACGACGAGCCACTGGTGCCAGTCTCCCGCACCCGCGGCGTCACCGAGCGGACGGATGTGCAAGGCAAGGTCGTTATCCCGCTGCGCGAAGAAGAGGTACGGCAGGCCGTCCGCGAACTGGTCGAAGCCGGCTCTCAGGCCATCGTGATTTGCCTGCTGCAATCCCACAAAAATGAAATCAGTGAGCAGCGCGCCCGCGATCTGGCCAATGATGAATTGAAGAAACTCAAGTCGGACATCCCGGTCTTCGCTTCGGTGGATTACTACCCGTCGCGCAAGGAAAGCCACCGGATGAACACGACGATCCTCGAAGCCTACGGCGCTGAACCTTCACGCCAGACGCTGAAGAAAGTCAGCGACCGCTTCAAGAAGCACGGCGCCAAGTTTGATCTGCGCGTCATGGCCACACACGGCGGCACGATCAGCTGGAAGGCCAAGGAACTGGCCCGCACGATTGTTTCCGGTCCGATTGGCGGCGTCATCGGTTCCAAACTGCTCGGCGAATACCTCGGCGACGAAAACATTGCCTGTTCAGACATCGGCGGTACCAGCTTTGACGTGGCGCTGATCACCAAGGGCAATTTCGCCATCAAGTCGGATCCTGACATGGCTCGCCTGGTCCTCTCGCTGCCGCTGGTCGCCATGGACTCGGTCGGTGCTGGTGCCGGCAGCTTCGTCCGCCTCGACCCGTACAGCAAGTCGATCAAGCTCGGCCCGGACAGCGCCGGCTACCGCGTCGGCACCTGCTGGCCGGAAAGCGGCCTGGATACGGTCTCGGTTTCCGACTGCCACGTCGTCCTCGGCTATCTGAACCCGGATAATTTCCTCGGCGGCGCCATCAAGCTTGATGTGCAACGGGCTCGTGACCACATCAAGGCGCAGATTGCCGATCCGCTCGGCCTGTCGGTCGAAGATGCGGCGGCCGGCGTCATCGAACTGCTCGACCTGACGCTGTCCGAGTACCTGCGTGCCAACATCAGCGCCAAGGGCTACAACCCGGCTGAATTCACCTGCTTCTCCTACGGCGGGGCCGGCCCGGTGCATACCTATGGCTACACCGAAGGCGTCGGCTTCAAGGATGTGGTGGTGCCGGCCTGGGCGGCAGGATTCTCGGCTTTCGGCTGCGCCTGTGCCGACTTCGAGTACCGCTACGACAAATCGGTCGACCTCGGTGTTGCCCAATTTGCCAGCGACGAGCAAAAAGCCGCCGCCTGCGCAACCTTGCAGGAAGCCTGGGAAGAGCTGGCAACGAAGGTTATCGACGAGTTCGTCATCAATGGCTACAAGCCGGAAGACGTGATGTTGATCCCCGGTTACAAGATGCAGTACATGGGGCAACTCAACGACCTCGAAATCGTCTCGCCGGTTACCAGCGCAGCCACTGCCGCTGACTGGCAACAGATTATCGAATCCTTCGAGAACACCTATGGCCGCGTTTATGCCAATTCGGCGCGCTCGCCGGAACTGGGCTTCTCGGTCACTGGTGCCATCCTGCGCGGCATGGTTGTAACGCAAAAGCCGGTGCTACCGGAAGACGCAGATGCCGGCCCGACGCCGCCCAAGGAAGCCTATCTCGGCACCCGGCCGTTCTACCGTCACAAGAATTGGGTCGAAGCAGCGCTGTGGAAGATGGAGTCGCTAAAAGCCGGCAATCACATCGTCGGGCCCGCCATCATCGAATCCGACGCGACGACCTTCGTCGTGCCGGACGGCTTTGAAACCACGATCGACAAGCATCGCCTGTTCCATCTCAAAGAAGTCAAGTGA
- a CDS encoding hydantoinase B/oxoprolinase family protein: MNMMSKKDIGIGNLLASGMTLKQHRDAILERTQSTGFYNGLENLEFRDSDPIGYEKLFSKLRGGLVHARETAKKIAASPIVEQEGELCFTLYNAAGDCILTSTGIIIHVGTMGAAIKYMIENNWEANPTINPGDMFTTNDCAIGNVHPCDIATIVPIFWDDKLIGWVGGVTHVIDTGAVTPGSMSTGQTQRFGDGYMITCRKTGINDEPLRDWLHESQRSVRTPKYWILDEKTRIAGCHMIRQLVEEVIHADGLEAYEKFSAEVIEEGRRGLMSRIKAMTLPGKYRKLSFVDVPFKHEDIQVSNAFAKLDSIMHSPVEMTIKPDGKWRLDFEGASRWGWHTFNAHQVAFTSGIWVMMSQTLVPTQRINDGAYFATEFHLPKGTWCNPDDRRTGHAYAWHFLVSGWAALWRGLSQSYFSRGYLEEVNAGNANTSNWLQGGGINQDGEIHAVNSFEASSCGTGACAVKDGLNHAAAIWNPEGDMGDIEIWEMAEPLLYLGRNVKSNSGGYGKYRGGCGFETLRMVWNAQDWTMFFMGNGYMNSDWGMMGGYPSATGYRFEAHDTGLERRIANGEGLPLGGDIDPSAPTYEHNIDATAKVKRDKQCMTTEDCYDNHDLYLNYLRGGPGFGDPIDRDVKAIEADLNQKFLLPEYAQKVYGAVFSQDAKGVFVIDAAKTQARRGEMRKERLARALPTREWMKEERERIINKHAAVQVQHMFATSFGLSEKFTKEFKDFWNLPADWQLLEDELGVPTYGSKHRMDLSLMPDVTTVVQVEE, from the coding sequence ATGAATATGATGAGCAAAAAAGATATCGGCATCGGCAACCTGCTGGCCAGCGGCATGACGCTGAAGCAGCACCGCGATGCAATTCTCGAGCGCACCCAGTCGACCGGTTTCTACAACGGCCTGGAAAATCTCGAATTCCGCGATAGCGACCCAATCGGCTACGAGAAGCTGTTCTCCAAACTGCGCGGCGGCCTGGTCCATGCCCGGGAAACAGCAAAAAAGATTGCCGCCAGCCCCATCGTCGAGCAGGAAGGCGAACTCTGCTTCACGCTCTACAACGCGGCCGGCGACTGCATTCTGACCTCGACCGGGATCATCATCCACGTCGGCACCATGGGCGCGGCGATCAAGTACATGATCGAGAACAACTGGGAAGCCAACCCGACGATCAACCCCGGCGACATGTTCACGACCAATGACTGCGCCATCGGCAATGTTCACCCCTGCGACATCGCCACCATCGTGCCGATCTTCTGGGATGACAAGCTGATCGGCTGGGTCGGTGGCGTCACCCACGTCATCGATACCGGTGCCGTGACGCCCGGCTCGATGTCCACCGGGCAGACACAGCGTTTCGGCGATGGCTACATGATCACCTGCCGCAAGACCGGCATCAACGACGAGCCGCTGCGCGACTGGCTACATGAGTCGCAGCGTTCGGTGCGCACGCCGAAATACTGGATTCTCGACGAGAAGACCCGGATCGCCGGTTGCCACATGATTCGCCAGCTGGTCGAAGAAGTGATTCACGCCGACGGCCTCGAAGCCTACGAGAAATTCTCGGCAGAAGTCATCGAGGAGGGCCGTCGCGGTCTGATGAGCCGGATCAAGGCAATGACCCTGCCCGGCAAATACCGCAAGTTGTCCTTCGTTGATGTGCCGTTCAAGCATGAAGACATCCAGGTTTCCAACGCCTTCGCCAAGCTCGACTCGATCATGCACTCGCCGGTCGAAATGACCATCAAGCCGGACGGCAAGTGGCGTCTCGACTTCGAAGGCGCCAGCCGCTGGGGCTGGCATACCTTCAATGCCCACCAGGTGGCTTTCACCTCGGGCATTTGGGTCATGATGTCGCAGACGCTGGTGCCGACCCAGCGCATCAACGACGGCGCCTACTTCGCCACCGAGTTCCACCTGCCCAAGGGCACCTGGTGCAACCCGGATGACCGGCGCACCGGCCATGCCTATGCCTGGCACTTCCTGGTCTCCGGCTGGGCGGCGCTGTGGCGCGGCCTGAGCCAGTCCTACTTTAGCCGCGGCTATCTCGAAGAGGTCAATGCCGGCAACGCCAACACCTCCAACTGGCTGCAGGGCGGCGGTATTAACCAGGACGGCGAGATCCACGCGGTTAACAGCTTCGAGGCTTCGTCGTGCGGTACCGGTGCCTGCGCCGTCAAGGACGGTCTGAACCACGCCGCCGCCATCTGGAATCCGGAAGGCGACATGGGCGACATCGAAATTTGGGAAATGGCCGAACCGCTGCTATATCTCGGGCGCAACGTCAAATCCAACTCCGGCGGCTACGGCAAATACCGCGGCGGCTGTGGTTTCGAAACGCTGCGCATGGTCTGGAACGCCCAGGACTGGACGATGTTCTTCATGGGCAATGGCTACATGAACAGTGACTGGGGCATGATGGGCGGCTACCCATCGGCAACCGGCTACCGTTTCGAAGCCCACGACACCGGGCTGGAGCGCCGGATTGCCAATGGTGAAGGCCTGCCGCTGGGCGGCGACATCGATCCAAGTGCCCCCACTTACGAGCACAACATCGATGCCACCGCCAAGGTCAAGCGCGACAAGCAGTGCATGACGACAGAGGACTGCTATGACAACCATGACCTCTATCTGAACTATCTGCGTGGCGGCCCTGGCTTCGGCGACCCGATCGACCGTGATGTCAAAGCTATCGAAGCCGACCTGAACCAGAAGTTCCTGCTGCCGGAATACGCACAAAAGGTTTATGGCGCGGTGTTCAGCCAGGATGCCAAGGGCGTGTTTGTCATCGATGCCGCCAAGACCCAGGCCCGTCGTGGCGAAATGCGCAAGGAACGTCTGGCCCGTGCCCTGCCGACCCGTGAGTGGATGAAGGAAGAGCGCGAACGGATCATCAACAAGCATGCAGCCGTGCAGGTCCAGCACATGTTCGCCACCAGCTTCGGACTGTCCGAAAAATTCACCAAAGAGTTCAAGGATTTCTGGAACCTGCCGGCTGACTGGCAATTGCTGGAAGACGAGCTGGGCGTCCCGACCTACGGCTCCAAGCACCGCATGGATCTCTCGCTGATGCCCGACGTGACGACCGTCGTCCAGGTCGAAGAGTAA
- a CDS encoding acetone carboxylase subunit gamma yields MSYTNEQVSHLIEGSLDWETTFRMLSMPKDNSRFEQYLAALQAKVSFKDRIVLPLAPHMYIVQSAKTKQWIIKCDCGHEFCDYKENWKLHASIYVRDTEEAMTEVYPSLMAPDTQWQVYREYFCPTCGTLHDVEAPTPWYPVIHDFEPDIEAFYKEWVHMPVPERAD; encoded by the coding sequence ATGTCATATACCAATGAACAGGTTTCACATCTGATCGAAGGCTCGCTGGACTGGGAAACGACTTTCCGCATGCTGTCGATGCCCAAGGACAACAGCCGCTTCGAACAGTATCTCGCGGCACTGCAGGCCAAGGTCAGCTTCAAGGACCGCATCGTTCTGCCCTTGGCACCGCACATGTACATCGTGCAGTCGGCCAAGACCAAGCAATGGATCATCAAATGCGATTGCGGCCACGAGTTCTGCGACTACAAGGAGAACTGGAAGCTGCACGCCTCGATCTACGTGCGTGACACCGAAGAAGCGATGACCGAGGTCTATCCCAGCCTGATGGCGCCGGATACCCAGTGGCAGGTCTACCGCGAGTACTTCTGCCCGACCTGCGGCACGCTGCACGATGTCGAGGCACCGACCCCGTGGTACCCGGTGATTCACGACTTTGAGCCGGACATCGAGGCCTTCTACAAGGAATGGGTGCATATGCCGGTTCCCGAGCGAGCTGACTAA